In the Dyella humicola genome, TGGACAAGATCGTCCGCGTGGGCATCTACGTCACCGACCTTGGCCATTTTGCGGCCGTGAATGCGGTCATGGCGGAGTACTTCCAGGCGCCGTTCCCGGCACGCTCCACTATCGAAGTCTCCGGCCTGCCCAAGGGCGCCGAAGTGGAAGTCGATGCCGTGATGGTGCTCGACTGATCGCTACACGTGCCATCTGCCGACAGCCCCAAGGACGCCGCCGGCTGCGCGCCTGGCCGTTGCTCGGTTAGGCTTTGCCGATGCCGACCCCTAGCGCCCTTGCCATGACATCGACGCATGCTGCTCCTGGCGACACGCCGGTTTCAGCTCTGCCGGGTGTGGGTCCTGCGCTGGCGGAAGCGTTGGCGCGGCTTGGTCTGGAGCGGGTGCAGGATCTCTGGTTCCATTTGCCGCTGCGCTACGAGGACCGGACGAGGGTCGCGGCCATCGCCGACCTGCGCCCCGGCGAGCGTGCCCAGGTAGAGGGTGTGGTGGAGGCGGTGGAGCGGGGCTTTCGCTATCGCCCGCAACTCAAGGTAGCGATCAGCGACGACTCGCAGCAGACGCTAGTGTTGCGGTTCTTCCATTTCCGACGCAGCCAATCCGAGCAGATGCAGCCCGGTACGCGTCTGCTTTGCTACGGCGAAGTGCGCCAGGGTTCGCAAGGCCTGGAGATGGTGCATCCGCAGTATCAGCGGCTCAGCGGCGACGAGCCAGCTACCGTCGACGAGCTGCTGAGTCCGATCTATCCGACGACCGACGGATTGGGGCAAAAGCGCCTCGCTGGCGTCATAGCCAAGGCGCTGGCCCTGCTGCCACCCGATGCGCAACTCGAGTTGATACCACCCGCACTGTGTGCGGAATACGGCCTCACCTCGTTGCGGGATGCGCTGGTCTACGTGCACCGGCCACCGCCGGATGCGCCTATCGGACAGCTCACGGCGGGGCGCCATCCGGCGCAGCAGCGACTGGCATTCGAGGAACTGCTGACCCAGCACCTTAGTCTCAAGCGCATGCGCGCCGCGGTGCGTCGTCGCCATGCGCCGAGCCTGCGTGGCACGGGGCAATTGCGCCAACGTTTGCTGGCCGGGCTGCCGTTTGGCCTGACCGGCGCGCAGCAGCGCGTTACGGCCGAAATCGCCGTGGACATCGCGCAAGCAAAGCCGATGTTGCGTCTGGTACAGGGTGATGTCGGCAGCGGCAAGACGATTGTCGCTGCGCTGGCAGCGGTCGCCGCGGTGGAATCCGGGCAGCAAATAGCCTTGATGGCACCGACCGAGCTGCTGGCGGAACAGCATCTTCATCACTTCCGTCATTGGCTGACGCCACTTGGCATCGAGGTGGCTTGGCTAGCTGGCAAGGTGGCGGGCAAGGCGCGGCAGCAAGCACTACAGCGCGTCGCTGAAGGCGCGCACGTGGTCATTGGCACGCATGCGTTGATGCAGGAAGGCGTGGCGTTCGCCCAGCTCGGCCTGGTGATCGTGGACGAACAACACCGCTTCGGCGTGCAGCAGCGCCTTGCGCTGCGCGACAAGGGAGCGGATCAGGGTTCCGGCTTGGTGCCGCATCAGCTCGTGCTCACGGCAACGCCGATTCCGCGCACGCTGGCGATGAGTGCGTATGCCGACCTCGACGTTTCCGCCATCGACGAATTGCCGCCGGGCCGCACACCGGTGCAGACCATTGCGATCTCCAATGCGCGACGCGCGGAAGTGATCGAACGCATCCACATTGCCTGCCTTGAAGGACGGCAGGTGTACTGGGTGTGCACCCTGATCGAGGAGTCCGAGCAGCTGCGCGCGCAAGCCGCCGAGGTAGCCTTTGCCGAGCTCTCGGTCGCGTTGGCCGATTGCAGAATCGGTCTGATCCATGGGCGCATGAAGCCCAAGGAAAAGCAGCTCGTGATGGACGCCTTCAAGGCGGGCGAGCTGAGCGTGCTGGTAGCGACGACGGTCATCGAAGTGGGCGTGGATGTTCCCAACGCGAGTTTGATGGTGATCGAGAACAGCGAGCGGCTCGGTCTGGCGCAGCTGCACCAATTGCGTGGACGCGTGGGGCGCGGCTCGGTGGCGTCAAATTGCGTGCTGCTCTATCAGCCGCCGCTGGGACAGCTGGCGCGCGAACGCCTGCAGGTGATGCGCGAGACCAATGATGGTTTTCGTATCGCGGAAAAAGATCTTGAGCTGCGTGGCCCTGGCGAAGTGCTTGGCACGCGCCAGACCGGCCAGCTCAGTTTCCGCATTGCCGATCTGGCGCGCGATGCGCATTTGCTGCCGGCGGTGCAGGAGGTGGGTGCGTATCTGCTATCGCATCACCCGCAACAGGCAGAACAACTGATCGTGCGCTGGATTGGTGGCGCCGCGCGTTATGTCCACGCCTGAGCGTGGCGCACCCCTATGTGTAAGAGCACACCCACTGCGCGACCGCGGAGTGGCGCTGTCACCGTCACGCCAGGCCCCCTTTGGGGGGATTAGTTTTTCGCGCACTGGGTGCGCTCCTACAGAAGGCCGCGAAAGGGACCTGAGCTTGCGCCCGCGCCAAGAGCTTCTAAGCTAACCGTTTCAATCCCCACGACGAAGCCCCATGAGCAAGCCGC is a window encoding:
- the recG gene encoding ATP-dependent DNA helicase RecG, whose amino-acid sequence is MPTPSALAMTSTHAAPGDTPVSALPGVGPALAEALARLGLERVQDLWFHLPLRYEDRTRVAAIADLRPGERAQVEGVVEAVERGFRYRPQLKVAISDDSQQTLVLRFFHFRRSQSEQMQPGTRLLCYGEVRQGSQGLEMVHPQYQRLSGDEPATVDELLSPIYPTTDGLGQKRLAGVIAKALALLPPDAQLELIPPALCAEYGLTSLRDALVYVHRPPPDAPIGQLTAGRHPAQQRLAFEELLTQHLSLKRMRAAVRRRHAPSLRGTGQLRQRLLAGLPFGLTGAQQRVTAEIAVDIAQAKPMLRLVQGDVGSGKTIVAALAAVAAVESGQQIALMAPTELLAEQHLHHFRHWLTPLGIEVAWLAGKVAGKARQQALQRVAEGAHVVIGTHALMQEGVAFAQLGLVIVDEQHRFGVQQRLALRDKGADQGSGLVPHQLVLTATPIPRTLAMSAYADLDVSAIDELPPGRTPVQTIAISNARRAEVIERIHIACLEGRQVYWVCTLIEESEQLRAQAAEVAFAELSVALADCRIGLIHGRMKPKEKQLVMDAFKAGELSVLVATTVIEVGVDVPNASLMVIENSERLGLAQLHQLRGRVGRGSVASNCVLLYQPPLGQLARERLQVMRETNDGFRIAEKDLELRGPGEVLGTRQTGQLSFRIADLARDAHLLPAVQEVGAYLLSHHPQQAEQLIVRWIGGAARYVHA